In Diadema setosum chromosome 2, eeDiaSeto1, whole genome shotgun sequence, the DNA window TCACTGACCAATCTTTGAACAACTCAAGAAATACAGCATTACGTCACATGCATAACAATAAATATAGTGATAACATCACGGTTGTATTATATCCTTTGTTACGGACATGCTGGATAGATGCTGTGTGAACCGGTATTCAACCGCTCGACTTCAATATTGATGGCTCAGATTTTCTTCCCTCTtagactgaattgaattgaattgaactgaatgttTTATTGTCCACAAATACGAATGTGGAAATGTGCCTTCCACCAGCCGCCAGCGTTACGTACAAGAGATATACACAAATAACAATTGTTCAAAGAATAACATACGCGTgacaaattataaaaaaaaaacagcagacAAAAATATTTTACTATAATTGttgcagaaaatgaaaatattaaccataataattataattcatctttatttcttatttaatTGGGTAGTTTGAATGAATTCCATAACCATGAAAATAACAATGGGTATCAttaaaaaattcaattttcagaCAAATCCTCCTCTTCTAATCAACATCTTCATCTCCATGTATCTTCTCTATACACACCTAAATTTACACATCAAAATTTTTTAAACAGTACATAATACATTAGAATGACAAAGTTACAACACcgtacaacaaacaaacagacaagcaaacCTCAATTCATTCATGAACATAAGATTCCCTAATGACATGGCAATTGAACATGTGGATGAAATTTGATGAGATCTGATAAGTACTTAGTATATggtcattgttttgtttgttctttaattctctcttttgttttgttcagtACATATTGTTGATTTCTTGTATTTTGGTATTGCTGAAGCGCTTTGAGTCTGTATAAAATATATAGATATTAGTTATTTGTTATTGGTTATTGAGATTACTGAATTCCCCACGCAGATGCATTTTATGTCGCTGCTTTCACAGTGTGAAAGTATTTCCTCAGTTAGACCATTTTCGtgtgtagctccatggttaaacGATCGTTTTATGTTCTTCTATCCTAAGATCATCATAGCGATTTTGATAGCCTGGTTCTTCTCATTTATCTTGACTGTGGCTGACGTGTTTCCCACCGACCCAAACGCCTACGGTTACAAAGCTCGCACTGATATCAACAGTGATGTGCTCAGAGAGGCACCGTGGTTCTACTTCCCTTATCCTGGTAATAAATGACTCTCTTGATCTTCTCTTCATACATGTGATTATGCTGTTTAGTCGCTGGCTGAGTTGCCGCAGGAAGACTATTATCAACTCGGAACGGTGAATTTAGCACTCCCAAACAAGCACGTTTTTGTGTCATGAATTTGTAATCAAatcaagtttattctttgtattCAAGGTGTTGATTCAGTGCACACATTTACCATGAAAGATCAACCAATTTTGGGACTGAAGAGAGGAAAACAATTGGCAAGTGTTTTCCAAGAGTTTTGACTATAAGCGACCTCCGATTAACTCACTCCGAATGCAAAATCAATGTTTGATGTCTCACAGTAAGATTttataattatttattttttcctctcCGGTGGGTATAGTCATGTATTGACAACTTCCATGGTTTCTGGTAGAAAATATTGGCTTTTTTCATGTATGGGTGTGAGGTCTGTGCGAAGTGTTCACAGCAAATTCTGTTCTTCCTGTTGAATCTGACAAGGGATAAGACATGTCCGTTCCCTGAAGAGTAGATTATTGTCCCCCTTGAGTCAAAACGCGCTTGCCAATGTGTTTcattcagtttcttttttttacgaTGTCACTTTATCAGAGTGAGTAGATGACACAGTGCAATGTACTGACAGAGGTGAACGTCGTAGGGCAATTCTGGGTGTAACCCGAGAAGAAATATTTCCAATATACATGCGTCACCAACATTGCATTTACAGTAGATGGCTACAATTTACTCCATTAAAACTTTTGTTGTAATGTGTATGGGTAGCCTACGAACGCACACAATTCCTGAGCAATATTGATACCATGCCAGTTGCGTATCGATTAAATTTTTTCCTGAAATTACATCCTACTCTCGTACCAAATTCGAATTTCCACAGGCCAGTGGGGAACACCTCGAGTAACAGCCGCCGGAGCTTTGGGCATGCTAGCTGGCGTCCTGGCGTCCATGTTGGAGTCAGTAGGAGACTACTACGCCTGCGCGAGGCTGTCCGGAGCCCCGCCCCCTCCTCCCCATGCCATCAATCGTGGGATCGGTATGGAAGGTCTCGGCTGCATCTTGGCCGGAGCTTGGGGGACAGGGAACGGGACGACATCGTACAGCGAGAACATCGGTGCCATTGGAATCACCAAGGTCTGTTTTTGGTGCCATCGGCGTCATTTAcaattgttgtattttttttctacctgaCTAATCCGCAGTAAAGCCAATACACAAACGTTACCTGCATTCCAAAACCCCTCATCGCAGTGTGGTGAGCAGATGCGGCTTtgaactatgaaaaaaaaaaaaggtcctggGTTCGAACGTTGACCAGGGTTTACCTCCTTGCCCATCCTTCTACTTAACGATATACGTCTACTTGTTTTTTTACCCACTGTATCCCTCTTGACTCGGGTGTATGAAGAGATGCTCGGCCTGAAGTTTCGGAACAAATAGTATATAGTTCCAGGGTCCTCTATAAGAACGGTAGATACACTGTTCAAAGAGGCTTTcttcactgtaaaaacatcggtgttagatttaacaccatgggtgttaaatgtAACACCGATCaatcttcaatagaggaccacacccacaggtgtagaaaatgtattgtgacggtgttaaaaagtgttcacttggcacttcgtggtgttaatgtgacactgtagctggtgatatttttgacactgcgctagagttaattcattaatgacaccgcatggtgttgatttgatattggtggtgttaatttcaatggtataacacccgtccagcttcaataggagaccacaccaactggtgttactgtggtgtaatgtgtttacacatttttttttttcaaaaatcaagtactttatcggaaaattcttcatcgtcttgttgaaattcagaattaacaagaaattcagtaactaagaaactaccaaaaaaacaaaaaacaaaattttatattttgaaatgacacccggaggtgttaatctaacaccatgaatgagcaccggaaatttaacaccagctcggtgtttcatattcaacaccagactttttgcagtgttggattgcattattattattattatcattagtcaTTATCGTCCCCGTTATCTTCAGCATGTGTTTTTCCTTTTGCTATACACCCTCTGTTCCGTGGTTCTAACAACACAATaatttaatgattatgataatgtaaTGGTGTTATCTATCTCATCGCCAAGAGCTGCTCGTAATGTTTTAACCTTAAATCATCGCAACATGACAGGTAGGAAGTCGTATCGTCATCCAAGGTGTCGGCTGCATACTGATGATTGTTGGAGTGTTCGGAAAATTTGGCGCCTTTTTCTCTACCATTCCCGATCCAATCATCGGTGGCGTACTGTCGACAACATTTGGTAAGGATAAATCCCATATACACCATTTATTACGCAACTAAAGGGTATTATGTTCCATTATAATGCTGGATCGtttcacatacacatacgcataGTTAGGCTTGTACACAAATGCAAGTGATTGAAGTTGTGCCAGTTCAGATGGAAAAGCAGTCGTGTTCGTCAATATTATATCAGCTTGAGCAGGGAATTGCAACTGCGTGTACATGAAATTAAGATCAAATATGAGATCTCGGGCAATTAAACAATAATTCCATCAATCTATTGATAATGCGGGAAAATTACTTGTAGACACACATGAATTATCATTATGCTTCTAACATTGTGCAGGAATGGTTGCGGCGGTTGGAATCTCTAATCTTCAGTTTGTGGATTTAAATTCGCCTCGAAACCTCTTCATCATTGGCTTCTCTTTCTACGTCGGAATCGCCATTCCTGACTACGTCGTCGCCAACCAGGACAACATTAACACTGGTAACAAGCACCGTCATTTACTCGTCTGTTTAGACAGAGCCTATAGAGTGTAAAAACAGACAATATTAAGAAACAAATATATAGAATGACGACATTGCTGGAGTTCTTTctaccatatacaatgtagctaggtgtggcaaatcttggctcttttcccttttctcttcaCAGCATAATAATGAACTGAGCATGATACTATTTGATTCTGAAAAGACAGTCACAATggaaattgaaactgaaactatCTTGTTCTTTATCAATGTGTCCTTCCACTTAAGGTTGAGAGAAGTACCATGGGTACCCTTGTGCTTCAAACAAAatagaagtacaatgtatgctcCAATAGTGGTGCTtttgctttatatttttttttatttatggtTTTGTTTCTTATGACTCGCTCTCCACACCTTTCTAATAACTGCGAGATATCAACCTTTAACACATTACTGTAAGTGCAGTTTATTCATTCTAATGGTCTgttgtttctctttatttttttattgtaacatatgataattatgactgagaatataacaatgataaaaGTAAGGATGCAAAATTATTAtattgatagtgatgatgatgcatGATAATACATCTTgtaataacgatgataatagGTCATAATCCTCGTATAGCCAAACTTATAACAATTATCGTTATCActatattattatctttttaattttttatcatcactatcattatcattgtgtcgGTTCTAGTTCCATATGTTGGGTAGATTCTTCAACTTCTTGACgaagttgttgggtttttttttcaacaaagttttttttttcttatatttactGGCTTCTTTCAGGAAATGAAACCTTTGACCAAGTCATTGTTGTCCTTCTCGAGACCAGCATGTTTGTTGGTGGAGCTGTAGGGTTCATATTGGACAACACAGTACCAGGTAAGCGCTGTCGAAGGCGACAAAGTTTCAAGATCTTTACCTCATCCATATATAATAAAACTAAATGTTCATCACGCGACATCAAATGAGAATAATGACTCGAAAAAGTGTATTTGTTATTGTAAGACATCTCGCGTGCCACGTGAGATTCATTTAAGGACGTGAATAGATTCATGATCTTCAGGGGAATTCCAGACAATTTATATAGTTTCACACCATGTATGGGGACATAAATCGAAAGTGCCAtattgtatagatttgtggagtTTATTGTGgtccaaccagggaggtgttttCGTCTGGtccaaccaaggaggttttatacatggagttccaactggctgtaattattcaaacagttgtcagatttctattgatgtacaaaggaattccacaggtgcacttgtgcctttgatgatcgacgttccttgccgccgtcttgctgagcattctgaagattaattttgaacgttatcataatgttggccatattttgcttatctatttatcaaatgaaatgaaatttcaattaataattaagcatgtaaaacaaaagacaattcggtccagaaatttgcgcaaaagggtaaatcagagctgtttcatgtgaaaatgtttaaaactatacaatcctagaaagctggttttatcacttttccgctaaGTTTCcgcaaatgaaactaatatggaataatcttcaagtataattctttattgatagatatatcagattagtgacCAGGTATGACCAGTGGAgtatttttcatctttatttcagcattttttgctcaatttctattcgcgcatcctcatgtctgtaccaactaccttttataagaagggatagcgaaaagtaattaccatcacaaagaaatatcttcctttgaaagtggctagtgattatgcaatgagacacgagtcaattgtcttcctatctgcgcggcagatcctgtttggcacatgcttcaaatattttcgagcggcggcttcgaacatctagcaaaggaaataagacggttgtgactccattctctagaaacTCCTCGGTCCAACCAACAATCTGAAAACCCAAAACATGATactctaaacaaggatgatgacgtaGAGACTCACATAttccagaaatgtagcaatgtgaTTCAATTACAATACCACCTGTGTAGAAtgatttatgcatgctttcttcttttgctgtGCTTCCTTGCGCGCCCACAATCATGATTCCTATTTTATGTGAAGCTGCTACGTCACCATCCTCCGTGATTGTTCATGGTGATATGTgattaattttgaaaacattcttattccttacCCCAATCACTATACATTCTGAAATTATGTAccaggtaggcctatacacaaTTTATAAATGTTCAAATACTCAATGttcaaagtctgaaaatcatccggaagtCTCATTTAATGAATTTTCATGATTGCAACACAGTTGTAACCTAAAGGTATTGTTGAATTGTTAATGTTTACTGGGgacgctgtggcatagtggataagactcccgactcccgctcggaggacccgagttcaaatcccgcccagcgcttacgtccttggacaagatgttttacccaccatgtccctctcgacccatggtgtataaatgggtacctggcaacgctggggtaataataatggcagggctctctggtagagcagtggcaacactgaagaggctaccctgggtaaataagaccttattattattattattattattattattattattattattattattattattattattataatgtatattaCCTGAAGTTGAAAACAAGACATGTTCTACAACCAACATTCATTACTTTGAATTTTTAGTTATTCATTATGAAAGATGCAGTGGTTGTAACAGAGTACCGAATTTAGATTTGTTGAGCAAAGACATACACGTATATTCAGACAGAACACGCAGCACAGAAGTGAGGAAGAGAATTGTTCATTTTCCCGCCAGGCACTCCGGAGGAACGCGGTCTGACCAAGTGGAGAGATATGTACGGAATGTCCGACGAAGACGACGAGGACTTTGTCGATGCGTCCGAGGAGGTCATGCAGCTGACGCTGAGGTCGTACGAGATGCCCTTCGGTATGAAGTACCTGAGGAAGTGGAAGTGGACACGCTACCTACCGTTCAGCCCAACCTTTGCCGGTTTTCACGTTCCGAGGAGAGTGAAGCAAGCCCTGCCCAAAGGGTGTCGAAAGAGGAAAGCACATGGTACGTAAAAGCGGCGGGAAACTGAATAATATTTGTTCACAATGTTTGCGTTCGAAGTCATTATAGCATGGCGGTCAACCATAATTAGCTCAGACATGGTTCTAGTTTTGAATGAATCCACCGTGTTGTGTTCAACACACTGTGTTGACCAAGCAATACAGCAGTTTATACTTAAATTGAATACCAGCGCTGCGTTTATGTTAATCTCACGTTTGTTGAATGGCACACATCGTAAGTTTCCTGCCTTCAGTACCATGAACTTTTGCTACAGCTACAGGTCCTtaggaaaacaaaacaggaacAGAAACACTTGCTGCAGGTAGCATAATATCCGTATGTCCTTCTGGTGTTGATGAATATGTTGTGTCTCACAACTTTTTCTTAATTTGATATGTGTTGAATTGCTTTCTGGCTTGCTTGTGAGGTCCCAAATTTTCCAGAATACAAGAGCAAAACACACGTGTTGTTATAGAGAATAAACCTTTATTCGCTGACAATTGCTAACAGAAACATTTCTCTAACTAATTTTTTATTCTGTACACATTCTTTTTAGATGATATACCGATGGGCCAAAGTGGCGAGTATGTGGCGTAACGCGCATGTGGCCGTTAATAAGCGTCAACTCAGTTGAATCCGTTCCAGACTCCACCCGTGGGATTTTGTTCCTCGTATGCTGATTATACCTCGTCACCAAGGCAACTGTCTGCCTCTTTCCTGTTTGTGGTGTTGGTATTGTTTACATCACATTATTTATCGCCAATTTGCTGTAAACATTCACAGCCTTATCCCTGTCCCTTGTATTGATATTTTGTAagttttttcttccttttatggGAGAAGGGGGTGAGGTGGGGCTTGGAATACAATGTCTTCCACATTTGCAATGAATTTATCTTCAAGGCCCTACCAAAATAACACTAACGTGGGATCAATGAACACTCAGTCGAtagcttcctttttttttatgattaagCAGCATAATCATAGAGAAGGCAACGAAAGCAATTTGCAATTTCATACGATACGAGGCAACTTGTTACTGCGTACTGCCTTGTGTTGTTATTCCCAATGCAGTTTTTTGGCATCACGTAGGCTGAAAATACGACTTAAGAGGTGATTGCTACCTCAGTAGGAAACTTTGTCTGAACCCTATACATTTGTATCTCATTCGTGATACATGGCgacatcattatttttacttaCTACGTAcgacagtgtacatgtatttgtgtctGCGAGGTGGCCGAGTTTTCTGTTTTATACTCCATTGCAAGTCCACTTCCTCCCCTCCAAATTTGACGTCGAATCGAAAAGATACATTTAGCTTGAGTGGAAGTTTAGAGATGTTCTTTGTGTCTGGAAAACTAGCGAGTTCCTATACGTGCTATCAAATTTCATTCAAGTAAAATGACCCATGTTCTCTTGATCTCACACTCATGGTATGAAGGTGCTCCTATATGTCTTATGTATGACCTACACATGTATTTGTTCTGTCTATAATCAAAACCTAAGCTTGAGTCTTTCTACATTACATGGTGGtggtttctgtttttcattacATTTGTTTCTCTGGGTCAATTTAAGAGTCTTCTTCAGCAATACGAACAGAGAAAATTGTAATTCCACTTTGCCACATACTTCTAAGCATGGTAAATAAGTAGTATGAATAACCGAAATTATGTAAAGCCCTGTATAATGATGATTGTACAGTATGATTAGTTACTACTTTATCTTTATCATAGTTTTATTCATAGAGTGTATTTATGTCGAATTTTGTTTAAAGAGAGAATTCATTATTCGTATCGACATTGACATCGACATAGCCCCATCCTCTTCAAATTATTCCTCTGCAAGTGTTATAGGCATTTCGAGATGTGCTAAAATCTGACTGCTCCCTTTAAGTAAAGACCAGGGCATGATTACAGTACTATCTCAGAATGTTTGTCAGCAGGGCCTTGTCACTTGATCTCCGGGGCGCAGCCGACGCATTCACGGCAGCTGTTGCCGCTCATGTTTCCGCATTTCATACCGGCTTCATTTTGTTAATTGCTATAGGTTTCTTGCCAGTCACGAATTCATCTTGTATTGTTGTtgtggtttgttgttgttttttttttttcattcaaaatcacagtctttgtgtatttttttattttgtttggtttcACAGACATTGTTTTTCATCCAAGTACATTACAATTATAAAATTGATCGACCGGCATCATATATACTTTGCACGAGTGGAGACTTGTACGCAGAATAATGTAATCAAGTTTTATTAGTACCAgtcacttttctctcaaatttaTTTCATCCTACCATGTTATCATtgcattcatcatcatcatcaccatcactgtcATCTTCTCTCGTTGTATTTGTGCCATTTTTAATGGAGAGgatttatgtattttgtttatttgttttttacccGATTTAACTTTTGTACACGTAGCATTAGTGGTCAATTTACATGCAGTCTAGTATTGTCGTTGCCTTGGTGTGGTATGCGTGAAATTATTTGCACATGCTTTTCTTTGgctaatacattgtagttgttaATAGTTGTGCAACTCATGTATTTTTGTAAGGTATTATTTCGGCTTTCAGTTGCTCAGCAAAGATAAAATACTATCGGCATGTAAAGTTCAGTATAATGTGCTAagaaaatgaatagaaataatagaattttgtttgtgtgcagGTATATTATATGTTGTGGTACTTGTGTCAgtgtacattatttttctttgcatgTAATATCGAACATTTGCAATGAGTTACGGTTAACACAACTCTGTAATTTGTTACTTTCCTAAAAGTGTATTTTCTATTCCAAAATGTAATGAAGTCAAATTGTATAAGGTTTGCCAATTGTATAAATACCaataatgaatataatgtaacatatgggcatacatgtactttaaaatAAACTGTACTGTCCATCATTCAGTACCATTAAATTCTTTGACAGTGAGTCATTCATTACAAGAATACCAGCATGTgtgataaaatgaaagaaatcttgttagtgaatacacacacacatacacacacacaggtacataAAAGTACTGTTGATGCAGAAAATACACTAAGGAGTGTCCTTCAGATAATCTGCCATCATACACATAATataaatgcccccccccccccccacacacactaaCCCTCAGAATATCAAACTTTGCCATTAACTGACAATTTACAATTATAATAGTGCATTTCCACAACAGAGCTTTATAGGCATATTAATGCATGTAAGCATAGGTTTGTGTTCATGAGATGTGGGTCTTAAGAGACTTGTTTATCAAATTACCCTTTTAGTCACATTAAACTCACCAATTTTCTCAAGGGGCAGGCATCAGTTTTATGATGGAACCATTAACACCACCTATAAGACAGTTCCAAAGTTCTATATGACTATCAATATGATTTCCAGCTTtagcaaaaatttgaaaaattgggTCACTAAATTTGTGTCTTTCCTTCC includes these proteins:
- the LOC140246032 gene encoding solute carrier family 23 member 1-like; this translates as MSEKATEDAAPVTAVADSAANEEKTNVESNGQDQADVAYQKYNEPEDGGEEVAPEVSDAQAQADAILNRLKSVVTYGIEDNPPWYTTIILSFQHFLTMFSGVLAIPLILSESLCLQGDLVTLSKVIGTIFFVSGLVTVLQSTFGVRLPIVQGGTFTFLLPTFAILGIRGDCPTLEGNATITEIRTEFRSRIQEIQGAVIVASIVQVVIGFTGIMGLLLRYIGPLAIAPTIGLIGLSLFKSAAAQAQVHWGIAWMTMILIIMFSQYLERFSVPCLGYSKAKKCHVTKFPVFKLFPIIIAILIAWFFSFILTVADVFPTDPNAYGYKARTDINSDVLREAPWFYFPYPGQWGTPRVTAAGALGMLAGVLASMLESVGDYYACARLSGAPPPPPHAINRGIGMEGLGCILAGAWGTGNGTTSYSENIGAIGITKVGSRIVIQGVGCILMIVGVFGKFGAFFSTIPDPIIGGVLSTTFGMVAAVGISNLQFVDLNSPRNLFIIGFSFYVGIAIPDYVVANQDNINTGNETFDQVIVVLLETSMFVGGAVGFILDNTVPGTPEERGLTKWRDMYGMSDEDDEDFVDASEEVMQLTLRSYEMPFGMKYLRKWKWTRYLPFSPTFAGFHVPRRVKQALPKGCRKRKAHDDIPMGQSGEYVA